One part of the Streptomyces nigra genome encodes these proteins:
- a CDS encoding HDIG domain-containing metalloprotein, with translation MPSALDTPQGAAELAESLLPPLGNRWLHTQAVAARANEVSAAVSEADRDLLVAAAWLHDIGYAPELRDTGFHPLDGARHLELLGAPARLVRLVAHHSGAVYEAEQRRLSAELAVYEREDSPVLDALIFADMTTGPAGQSFDFDTRIDEILVRYEPGSEVHNAISKARPYLRGAVERTLDRMADQPM, from the coding sequence ATGCCTTCTGCACTGGACACGCCTCAGGGAGCGGCTGAACTCGCCGAGTCCCTGCTTCCTCCGCTCGGGAACCGCTGGCTCCACACTCAGGCAGTGGCTGCTCGGGCGAACGAAGTTTCCGCGGCCGTGTCCGAGGCGGATCGGGATCTCCTCGTCGCTGCTGCCTGGCTGCATGACATCGGCTACGCGCCCGAGCTGCGTGACACCGGCTTCCATCCCCTCGATGGCGCTCGGCATCTCGAATTGCTCGGTGCGCCGGCGCGCCTGGTGCGACTGGTGGCTCACCACTCCGGAGCCGTGTACGAGGCGGAGCAGCGCCGACTCTCGGCGGAGCTGGCCGTCTATGAGCGGGAAGACTCGCCAGTCCTGGACGCCTTGATCTTCGCCGATATGACGACCGGCCCCGCTGGGCAGTCCTTCGACTTTGATACCCGGATCGACGAGATCCTGGTCCGCTACGAGCCGGGCAGCGAGGTGCACAACGCGATCAGCAAGGCGCGGCCGTACCTCCGGGGCGCTGTCGAGCGGACCCTCGACCGCATGGCTGATCAGCCGATGTAG
- a CDS encoding NUDIX hydrolase has translation MARVDYFNNPNAPKANSLVPSVTAVARNEAGEVLLIHKTDNDLWALPGGGIDLGESAPDAAVRETKEETGFDVEVTGLVGIYTNPGHVMAYDDGEVRQQFSICFHARITGGELRTSSESKEVAFVDPSKLDELSIHPSMRMRIEHGLADRAEPYIG, from the coding sequence ATGGCCCGTGTCGACTACTTCAACAACCCCAACGCCCCGAAGGCGAACAGCCTCGTCCCCTCCGTGACCGCCGTGGCACGCAACGAGGCCGGGGAAGTTCTGCTGATCCACAAGACCGACAACGATCTTTGGGCCCTGCCCGGAGGCGGTATCGACCTGGGCGAGTCAGCGCCCGACGCAGCCGTACGCGAGACGAAGGAAGAGACCGGGTTCGATGTGGAGGTGACCGGCCTCGTCGGCATCTACACCAACCCCGGGCACGTCATGGCGTACGACGACGGCGAGGTCCGTCAGCAGTTCTCCATCTGCTTCCATGCCCGCATCACCGGCGGCGAGCTGCGGACGAGCAGCGAGAGCAAGGAAGTGGCGTTCGTCGACCCGAGCAAGCTGGACGAGCTGAGCATTCACCCGTCGATGCGCATGCGGATCGAGCACGGCCTGGCCGACCGGGCGGAGCCCTACATCGGCTGA
- a CDS encoding XRE family transcriptional regulator, protein MANERLRAAISAKGETIQSVAEHVGVDPKSVERWITTGRTPHRGHRWKAASLLGVDEVYIWPSVEKQAEKASTSELITYYPHRGAVPAPLWSSLIEKATDQVDILVYAGLFLFDSNPDLPDQLAEKAKAGAQVRILLGDPDSEAVRQRGEEEGIGNDLAARARITRRYLEPAMSTPGVEVRLHDTILYNSIYRFDEDVLVNPHVLGAPAGQNPVMHFRYLPGARTFRHYMRSFDYAWERGRAA, encoded by the coding sequence ATGGCGAACGAACGTCTGCGCGCAGCGATTTCAGCGAAGGGCGAGACGATCCAGTCCGTTGCCGAGCACGTCGGAGTGGACCCCAAGAGCGTCGAGCGGTGGATCACCACCGGCCGCACGCCGCACCGCGGGCACCGCTGGAAGGCGGCGAGCCTCCTCGGAGTCGACGAGGTCTACATCTGGCCGTCCGTGGAGAAGCAGGCGGAGAAGGCCAGCACATCCGAGCTGATCACGTACTACCCGCACCGTGGCGCGGTGCCCGCCCCCCTCTGGTCATCCCTGATCGAGAAGGCGACGGACCAGGTCGACATCCTTGTGTACGCCGGGCTGTTCCTCTTCGACAGCAATCCGGACCTGCCGGACCAGCTGGCCGAGAAGGCGAAGGCCGGCGCCCAGGTCCGCATCCTGCTCGGCGATCCCGACTCCGAGGCGGTCCGGCAGCGCGGCGAAGAGGAGGGCATCGGCAACGACCTGGCCGCACGTGCCCGGATCACCCGGCGCTACCTCGAGCCCGCCATGTCGACGCCCGGCGTCGAAGTCAGGCTGCACGACACGATCCTCTACAACTCGATCTACCGGTTCGACGAGGACGTTCTCGTGAACCCGCACGTCCTCGGAGCTCCCGCCGGCCAGAACCCCGTGATGCACTTCCGGTATCTCCCAGGAGCGCGGACCTTCCGGCACTACATGCGAAGCTTCGATTACGCGTGGGAGCGGGGCCGCGCGGCATAA
- a CDS encoding FtsK/SpoIIIE domain-containing protein — protein MTRLLVALVLVVAAAGLLRWRRPAWYWLTFGVVLAALRVLVRYGSVMDACGLTVPAPRWRLALARMTNRPVPGPRAPRILRVRVTRTGLVLRLKLRPGQDAFDVAASCDRLRHSFAMYGVTSRELRSGVVEVRMTGYDVLKRVQMPALVDSRPMRVPVALREDGAVHYRDYRTVPHALTLGATESGKSVYQRNLVAALAPHRVALVGIDCKQGVELFPLARRFSALADNPDTAAELLDVLVSHMQDVYQLIRAEQRVTADVPDAEIAADIWDLPEDLRPVPIVVLVDEVAELALFATKEEEKRRDRIITALARLAQLGRAAGIYLEICGQRFGSELGKGITMLRAQLTGRTAHRVNDETSANMALGDIAPDAVLAAIQIPTDTPGVAITGDSTGGWARIRAPHTSLRQAVNICNRHADLVPDLSALAPFRPALGALAPVPAPAVESAPAAA, from the coding sequence ATGACACGGTTGTTAGTCGCCCTGGTGCTGGTCGTCGCTGCTGCCGGTCTCCTGCGGTGGCGGCGGCCCGCCTGGTACTGGCTGACCTTCGGGGTCGTCCTTGCCGCGCTGCGGGTCCTGGTTCGCTACGGCTCCGTCATGGACGCCTGCGGCCTCACCGTTCCGGCCCCACGCTGGCGTCTGGCACTGGCCCGGATGACCAACCGGCCAGTCCCCGGCCCACGGGCCCCGCGCATCCTGCGCGTCAGGGTGACCCGTACCGGCCTGGTGCTGCGGCTGAAGCTGCGGCCCGGTCAGGATGCCTTCGACGTGGCCGCCTCGTGTGACCGGCTGCGGCACTCGTTTGCCATGTACGGGGTCACCTCCCGTGAACTGCGCTCGGGCGTCGTCGAGGTACGCATGACCGGCTATGACGTGCTCAAGCGCGTGCAGATGCCTGCCCTGGTCGACAGCCGACCGATGCGGGTCCCGGTCGCCCTGCGCGAGGACGGAGCCGTCCACTACCGCGATTACCGCACGGTGCCGCACGCGCTCACCCTCGGTGCCACGGAGTCCGGCAAGTCGGTCTATCAGCGCAACCTCGTGGCCGCGCTCGCGCCGCACCGGGTCGCCCTGGTGGGCATCGACTGCAAGCAGGGGGTGGAGCTGTTCCCGCTGGCTCGCCGGTTCTCCGCACTCGCCGACAACCCCGACACTGCCGCCGAACTCCTCGACGTCCTTGTGTCCCACATGCAGGACGTCTACCAACTCATCCGGGCCGAACAGCGGGTTACCGCCGACGTGCCCGATGCGGAGATCGCCGCCGACATCTGGGACCTCCCCGAAGACCTGCGGCCGGTGCCGATCGTGGTCCTGGTCGACGAGGTCGCCGAACTCGCCCTCTTCGCCACCAAGGAGGAGGAGAAGCGCCGGGATCGCATCATCACCGCCCTGGCCCGCCTCGCCCAGCTCGGCCGCGCGGCCGGCATCTACCTGGAGATCTGCGGGCAGCGCTTCGGCTCCGAACTCGGCAAGGGCATCACCATGCTCCGCGCCCAGCTCACCGGCCGCACCGCCCACCGCGTCAACGATGAAACCTCGGCGAACATGGCCCTCGGCGACATCGCCCCGGACGCCGTACTAGCCGCGATCCAGATCCCCACCGACACCCCCGGCGTCGCCATCACCGGTGACTCGACCGGCGGTTGGGCCCGCATCCGCGCCCCGCACACCTCCCTGCGCCAGGCGGTGAACATCTGCAACCGGCACGCCGACCTGGTCCCGGACCTGTCCGCCCTCGCGCCGTTCAGGCCTGCACTCGGTGCCCTTGCCCCGGTTCCGGCCCCGGCTGTCGAGTCGGCCCCGGCCGCCGCCTGA
- a CDS encoding DUF2637 domain-containing protein, producing the protein MPRSLLRVDAVLVQAVIAGALSFAHLHDLAAAAGQDGWKAWAYPVSVDLLLVAAWRRLRTDGPSRLAWCWFLTALVASLGANVATAGLLDLDDVPAWLRILVAAWPALAFMGGTLLAHSPAAHTSEPDPAPEVEPEPVAAAEPDLEPVPTAPVDAPALPAADPAPPAVSVPAALVDHARKVAADHEQRTGAQIDTDTLRSRLGVPPHLADAIAAQLA; encoded by the coding sequence ATGCCCCGTTCGTTGCTGCGCGTGGATGCCGTCCTGGTGCAAGCCGTCATCGCCGGTGCCTTGTCCTTCGCCCACCTGCACGACCTGGCCGCCGCTGCCGGGCAGGACGGCTGGAAGGCCTGGGCCTACCCGGTCTCCGTCGATCTGCTGCTGGTCGCCGCCTGGCGTCGGCTGCGCACGGACGGTCCGTCTCGGCTGGCCTGGTGCTGGTTCCTCACCGCCCTCGTTGCCTCGCTCGGCGCGAACGTCGCCACCGCCGGACTCCTCGACCTCGACGACGTCCCGGCCTGGCTGCGCATCCTCGTCGCCGCCTGGCCCGCCTTGGCCTTCATGGGCGGCACCCTCCTCGCACACTCACCTGCGGCCCACACCTCGGAGCCGGACCCCGCGCCCGAGGTGGAGCCCGAACCGGTCGCCGCCGCTGAGCCTGACCTGGAACCGGTGCCGACGGCTCCCGTCGACGCCCCTGCCCTCCCGGCCGCCGACCCGGCCCCGCCGGCCGTTTCGGTCCCGGCCGCGCTCGTCGACCACGCCCGCAAGGTCGCCGCCGACCACGAGCAACGGACCGGTGCCCAGATCGACACCGACACCCTGCGCTCCCGCCTCGGCGTCCCGCCGCACCTGGCCGACGCCATCGCCGCCCAGCTCGCCTGA
- a CDS encoding mobile element transfer protein: MPARDFFHSVMQIGPVQIGTHRDRNGTTKHAAVCSSDGCGWSADYSSQSAAQLAARTHRCKVR; this comes from the coding sequence ATGCCCGCCCGCGACTTCTTCCACTCCGTGATGCAGATCGGTCCGGTGCAGATCGGCACGCACCGCGATCGCAACGGCACCACCAAGCACGCCGCCGTGTGCAGCTCGGACGGCTGCGGCTGGTCCGCCGACTACTCCAGCCAGTCCGCCGCCCAACTCGCCGCCCGTACCCACCGCTGCAAGGTCCGCTAG
- a CDS encoding SpdD-like protein — protein sequence MFRPKLPTMPQPTGLVAPPAVVIEPTTVSLGTPSTPSVPVAPAPVAVPSRPALQLTPGTALALVGGGTAVVLVVGAVLVSMLLAVAVTAASVAVCAVVLRSLLTSQHRR from the coding sequence ATGTTCCGGCCCAAGCTCCCGACCATGCCCCAGCCCACCGGCCTGGTCGCCCCGCCCGCGGTCGTCATCGAGCCGACCACCGTCAGCCTTGGCACGCCGTCCACGCCGTCGGTCCCCGTCGCCCCGGCCCCGGTCGCGGTTCCATCCCGGCCCGCCCTACAGCTCACGCCCGGCACCGCGCTCGCCCTCGTCGGCGGCGGCACTGCCGTGGTCCTGGTCGTCGGCGCCGTCCTGGTCTCCATGCTCCTCGCGGTCGCCGTCACCGCCGCCTCGGTCGCCGTCTGCGCCGTCGTCCTGCGCTCGCTGCTGACCTCGCAGCACCGCCGCTGA